In one Mycobacterium heckeshornense genomic region, the following are encoded:
- the folE gene encoding GTP cyclohydrolase I FolE gives MAQPNPRTRTLRMPVFDQARVEAAVRELLYAIGEDPDRHGLEDTPARVARTYREMFAGLYTDPDTVLNTTFDEQHDELVMVKDIPLYSTCEHHLVAFHGVAHVGYIPGDDGRVTGLSKIARLVDLYARRPQVQERLTGQIADALMRKLDPRGVIVVVEAEHLCMAMRGVRKPGAVTTTSAVRGQFKTDAASRAEALELILRK, from the coding sequence ATGGCGCAGCCGAATCCCCGCACTCGCACGCTACGCATGCCGGTGTTCGACCAGGCCCGCGTCGAGGCCGCGGTCCGCGAACTGCTCTACGCGATCGGCGAGGACCCGGACCGGCACGGTCTGGAGGACACGCCGGCCCGGGTCGCCCGCACCTACCGTGAGATGTTCGCCGGGCTCTACACCGACCCCGACACCGTGTTGAACACGACGTTCGACGAGCAACACGACGAGTTGGTGATGGTTAAAGACATCCCGCTGTACTCGACGTGCGAGCACCACCTGGTGGCCTTCCACGGTGTGGCGCACGTCGGCTACATCCCCGGCGACGACGGGCGGGTGACCGGTCTGTCGAAGATCGCACGACTGGTCGACCTCTACGCCAGGCGGCCCCAGGTGCAGGAGCGGCTCACCGGCCAGATCGCCGACGCCCTGATGCGCAAACTCGATCCGCGCGGGGTCATCGTCGTCGTCGAGGCCGAACACCTGTGTATGGCGATGCGCGGGGTGCGCAAGCCCGGAGCGGTTACCACCACGTCGGCGGTGCGGGGACAGTTCAAGACCGACGCCGCGTCTCGGGCCGAAGCGCTCGAGCTCATCTTGCGCAAGTGA
- a CDS encoding TetR/AcrR family transcriptional regulator, producing MALGEPIEDRRRRRHRATRQEIVDAAWQAARDKGLAGLTLSDVAARVGMRVPSLYSYFASKNAIYDAMFAQGNEEFLEFIKQRQAGLPRRPRELVRETFRIFFDFCTADPVRYQLLFQRTIPGFVPSEPSYAKAIEVLDVFRRQLADAGLTGGQADEDLLTALSSGLVDQQIANDPGGDRWGRLLDEVADMAYDHLMKKRRKQRRSS from the coding sequence ATGGCATTAGGAGAACCTATTGAAGATCGGAGGCGTCGGCGGCATCGGGCCACCAGGCAGGAGATCGTGGACGCGGCGTGGCAGGCGGCCCGGGACAAGGGCCTGGCCGGCCTCACTTTGAGCGACGTGGCGGCCCGGGTCGGGATGCGGGTGCCGTCGCTGTATTCGTACTTCGCCTCGAAGAATGCGATCTACGACGCCATGTTCGCTCAGGGCAACGAGGAATTCCTCGAGTTCATCAAGCAACGACAGGCCGGATTGCCGCGCCGTCCCCGCGAGCTCGTCCGGGAAACCTTTCGCATCTTCTTCGACTTCTGCACCGCGGACCCGGTGCGCTACCAGTTGCTGTTCCAGCGCACGATCCCGGGGTTCGTGCCCTCGGAGCCTTCGTATGCCAAGGCGATCGAGGTGCTCGACGTCTTTCGCCGCCAGCTCGCCGACGCCGGGCTGACCGGCGGTCAAGCCGATGAGGATCTGCTGACCGCGCTCAGTTCGGGGCTGGTCGACCAGCAGATCGCCAACGACCCCGGCGGCGACCGGTGGGGCCGGCTGCTCGATGAAGTGGCC
- the panD gene encoding aspartate 1-decarboxylase: MLRTMLKSKIHRATVTQADLHYVGSVTIDADLMDAADLLEGEQVTIVDIDNGARLVTYAITGERGSGIIGINGAAAHLVHPGDLVILIAYATMDDAEARSYQPRIVFVDERNRAVDLGHDPAFVPADASELLSPR, encoded by the coding sequence ATGTTACGGACAATGCTCAAATCGAAGATTCATCGCGCGACGGTCACCCAAGCCGATTTGCACTACGTCGGGTCGGTTACCATCGACGCCGACTTGATGGACGCCGCCGACCTGCTCGAGGGCGAGCAGGTCACGATCGTCGACATCGACAACGGCGCCCGGCTCGTCACCTACGCCATCACCGGGGAGCGGGGCAGCGGCATAATCGGAATCAACGGCGCCGCAGCGCATCTTGTGCATCCCGGCGATCTGGTGATCCTCATCGCCTATGCGACCATGGACGACGCCGAGGCCCGCAGCTACCAGCCGCGGATTGTTTTCGTCGACGAGCGCAACCGGGCGGTCGACCTCGGGCACGACCCGGCTTTCGTGCCCGCCGACGCATCCGAACTGCTGTCCCCTCGCTAA
- the folK gene encoding 2-amino-4-hydroxy-6-hydroxymethyldihydropteridine diphosphokinase, with protein MTRIVVSMGSNLGDRLARLQSVVDGLGAWVRAVSPVYETDPWGGVDQGPFLNAVLIADDPACDGHGWLRRAQALERAADRTRGQRWGPRTLDVDLVACYDDGGNEVLSRDDGLTLPHPLAHLRAFVMVPWLAIDPDAELTVAGEKRPVSRLLAELEPADRSGVRRTDLVLTTPASGC; from the coding sequence ATGACCCGCATCGTGGTGTCGATGGGCTCCAACCTGGGCGATCGGCTGGCCCGGCTGCAGTCGGTGGTCGACGGGCTGGGCGCGTGGGTGCGGGCGGTCTCCCCGGTCTACGAGACCGACCCGTGGGGCGGCGTGGATCAGGGGCCGTTCCTCAACGCGGTGCTGATCGCCGATGACCCGGCGTGTGACGGCCACGGTTGGCTGCGCCGGGCCCAGGCGTTGGAGCGGGCAGCCGATCGCACGCGCGGCCAGCGGTGGGGTCCGCGCACTCTCGACGTGGACTTGGTCGCCTGCTACGACGACGGCGGCAACGAAGTGCTGTCCCGCGACGACGGCTTGACCCTGCCGCACCCGTTGGCCCATCTGCGGGCGTTCGTGATGGTCCCGTGGCTGGCCATCGATCCGGACGCCGAGCTGACGGTGGCCGGCGAGAAGCGACCCGTGTCCCGGTTGCTGGCGGAGCTGGAACCCGCCGATCGTAGCGGTGTGCGACGGACGGATTTGGTGCTCACGACCCCGGCGTCAGGATGCTGA
- the ftsH gene encoding ATP-dependent zinc metalloprotease FtsH yields MNRKNVIRTLTAIAVVLLLGWSFFYFSDDTRGYKPVDTSVAMAQIKADNVKSAQIDDREQQLRLTLKSANSDTNGSDKIITKYPSGYAVPLFDALSSKNAQVSTVVNQGNILGSLLIYVLPLLLLVGLFVMFSRMQGGARMGFGFGKSRAKQLSKDMPKTTFADVAGVDEAVEELYEIKDFLQNPGRYQALGAKIPKGVLLYGPPGTGKTLLARAVAGEAGVPFFTISGSDFVEMFVGVGASRVRDLFDQAKQNSPCIIFVDEIDAVGRQRGAGLGGGHDEREQTLNQLLVEMDGFDPRAGVILIAATNRPDILDPALLRPGRFDRQIPVTNPDLNGRKAILRVHAKGKPMAPDADLDALAKRTVGMTGADLANVINEAALLTARENGTVITGAALEEAVDRVIGGPRRKGRVISEQEKKITAYHEGGHALAAWAMPDIEPIYKVTILARGRTGGHAVAVPEEDKGLRTRSEMISQLVFAMGGRAAEELVFREPTTGAVSDIEQATKIARAMVTEFGMSSKLGAVKYGTEHGDPFLGRTIGTQPDYSHEVARDIDEEIRKLIEAAHTEAWEILTEYRDVLDTLAGELLEKETLHRAELEAIFADVEKRPRLTMFDDFGGRIPSDKPPIKTPGELAKERGEPWPPPVPEPAFKAAIARASAEAAEAERERNTNGANGAPAGQGAGDGRGAPPRRPTQPDYGAPAGWRAPGWPPQQPNYWYPPPSPPPQSPYRPQPPQNYPRQPYPQNPAPGDSPPPVDTSPDEQGQHASRPNPPAHG; encoded by the coding sequence ATGAACCGGAAAAACGTGATCCGCACCCTCACGGCGATCGCCGTCGTGTTGCTCCTTGGCTGGTCGTTTTTCTATTTCAGCGACGACACCCGAGGGTACAAGCCCGTCGACACCTCGGTGGCGATGGCGCAGATCAAAGCCGACAACGTCAAAAGCGCGCAGATCGACGACCGCGAGCAGCAGTTGCGGCTGACGCTGAAGAGCGCCAACAGCGACACCAACGGCTCCGACAAGATCATCACCAAGTACCCCAGCGGCTACGCTGTCCCGCTTTTCGACGCGTTGAGCAGCAAGAATGCCCAGGTCAGCACCGTCGTCAACCAGGGCAACATCTTGGGCTCGCTGCTGATCTATGTGTTGCCGCTGCTGCTGTTGGTCGGATTGTTCGTGATGTTCTCCCGCATGCAGGGCGGGGCGCGGATGGGTTTCGGCTTCGGCAAATCTCGGGCCAAACAGCTCTCCAAGGACATGCCCAAGACCACCTTCGCCGACGTCGCCGGTGTCGACGAGGCCGTCGAAGAGCTTTACGAAATCAAGGACTTCCTGCAGAACCCGGGGCGGTATCAGGCGCTGGGCGCCAAGATTCCCAAGGGCGTGCTGCTCTACGGCCCGCCGGGGACGGGTAAGACGCTGCTGGCCCGGGCCGTCGCCGGTGAGGCCGGGGTGCCGTTTTTCACGATCTCGGGCTCCGACTTCGTCGAGATGTTCGTCGGTGTGGGGGCCTCGCGGGTGCGCGACCTGTTCGACCAGGCCAAGCAAAACAGCCCGTGCATCATCTTCGTCGACGAGATCGACGCGGTCGGACGCCAGCGCGGCGCCGGCCTGGGCGGCGGCCACGACGAGCGGGAGCAGACGCTGAACCAGTTGCTGGTCGAGATGGACGGCTTCGACCCGCGCGCCGGTGTCATCTTGATCGCCGCGACCAACCGGCCCGACATCCTCGACCCGGCGCTGCTGCGGCCCGGTCGGTTCGACCGCCAGATCCCGGTGACCAACCCAGATCTCAACGGCCGCAAGGCGATTCTGCGAGTGCACGCCAAGGGCAAGCCGATGGCGCCCGACGCCGACCTCGACGCGCTGGCCAAGCGGACCGTCGGAATGACCGGCGCCGATCTGGCCAATGTCATCAACGAGGCGGCGCTGCTGACCGCACGCGAGAACGGCACCGTCATCACCGGTGCCGCGCTGGAGGAGGCGGTGGACCGGGTGATCGGCGGGCCGCGGCGCAAGGGCCGGGTGATCAGCGAGCAGGAGAAGAAGATCACCGCCTACCACGAGGGCGGGCACGCGCTGGCGGCGTGGGCGATGCCCGACATCGAGCCGATATATAAAGTGACGATCCTGGCCCGCGGGCGCACCGGCGGTCATGCGGTGGCGGTGCCGGAGGAGGACAAGGGATTGCGCACCCGCTCGGAGATGATTTCGCAGCTGGTGTTCGCGATGGGTGGTCGCGCGGCCGAAGAGCTGGTTTTCCGCGAACCGACCACGGGAGCGGTGTCCGATATCGAGCAGGCCACCAAAATCGCCCGGGCCATGGTCACCGAATTCGGGATGAGTTCCAAGCTTGGCGCCGTGAAATACGGCACCGAACACGGTGACCCGTTCCTGGGCCGCACGATCGGCACCCAGCCCGACTATTCGCACGAGGTCGCGCGAGACATCGACGAAGAGATCCGCAAGCTCATAGAGGCAGCACACACCGAGGCGTGGGAGATTCTCACCGAATACCGCGACGTGCTCGACACGCTGGCCGGTGAGCTGTTGGAGAAGGAAACCCTGCACCGCGCCGAGCTGGAGGCGATATTCGCCGACGTCGAAAAGCGGCCCCGGCTCACCATGTTCGACGACTTCGGTGGTCGCATCCCCTCGGACAAGCCGCCGATCAAGACTCCCGGCGAGTTGGCCAAAGAGCGTGGAGAGCCGTGGCCGCCGCCGGTGCCCGAACCCGCGTTCAAGGCAGCTATCGCACGGGCCAGCGCCGAGGCGGCGGAGGCCGAGCGCGAGCGGAACACCAACGGCGCCAACGGTGCACCGGCAGGTCAGGGGGCTGGCGACGGCCGTGGTGCTCCACCACGGCGCCCCACACAGCCCGATTACGGAGCCCCGGCAGGCTGGCGCGCGCCCGGGTGGCCGCCGCAGCAGCCGAATTACTGGTATCCGCCGCCGTCGCCGCCGCCCCAGTCGCCGTACCGGCCGCAGCCACCGCAGAACTATCCGCGTCAGCCCTACCCGCAGAATCCGGCGCCCGGTGACTCACCACCACCGGTCGACACGTCACCGGACGAGCAGGGTCAGCATGCGAGCCGGCCCAATCCGCCGGCCCACGGCTGA
- a CDS encoding type III pantothenate kinase codes for MLLAIDVRNTHTVVGLISGSKDNAKVVQQWRIRTESEITADELALTIDGLIGEDSDRLTGASALSTVPSVLHEVRIMLDQYWPSVPHVLIEPGVRTGIPLLVDNPKEVGADRIVNCLAAFHKFGTAAIVVDFGSSICVDVVSAKGEFLGGAIAPGVQLSSDAAAARSAALRRIELARPRSVVGKNTVECMQAGAVFGFAGLVDGLIQRIREDVDGFAGDNVAVVATGHTAPLLLPELHTVDHYDKHLTLHGLRLVFERNRDSQRGRLKTAR; via the coding sequence GTGCTCCTCGCAATCGACGTCCGCAACACGCACACCGTCGTCGGATTGATCTCCGGGTCCAAGGACAACGCAAAGGTAGTGCAGCAGTGGCGAATTCGCACTGAATCCGAGATTACCGCTGACGAACTTGCACTGACGATCGACGGGCTGATCGGTGAAGACTCCGATCGGCTCACCGGCGCATCCGCCCTGTCCACTGTTCCGTCGGTGCTGCACGAAGTGCGGATTATGCTTGACCAGTACTGGCCGTCGGTACCGCACGTGCTGATTGAGCCTGGCGTACGTACCGGCATCCCGTTGCTGGTCGACAACCCGAAAGAAGTCGGCGCCGACCGGATCGTCAACTGCTTGGCGGCTTTTCATAAATTCGGTACGGCCGCGATCGTCGTCGATTTCGGATCGTCGATCTGTGTGGACGTAGTGTCGGCCAAAGGCGAGTTCTTGGGCGGCGCGATAGCGCCCGGTGTGCAATTGTCCTCCGACGCTGCTGCGGCCCGGTCCGCCGCATTGCGCCGCATCGAGTTGGCCCGGCCCCGTTCGGTGGTCGGTAAGAACACCGTGGAATGCATGCAGGCGGGCGCGGTGTTCGGCTTCGCCGGCCTGGTCGACGGCTTGATCCAGCGCATCCGCGAGGACGTAGACGGCTTTGCCGGCGACAACGTCGCGGTGGTGGCTACCGGCCACACGGCGCCGCTGTTGCTGCCTGAGCTGCACACCGTCGACCACTACGACAAGCACCTGACCCTGCACGGCCTGCGCCTGGTCTTCGAACGCAACCGGGACAGCCAACGGGGCCGACTGAAGACAGCGCGCTAG
- the folP gene encoding dihydropteroate synthase, whose translation MGVVNVTDDSFSDGGRYLNPDRAVEHGLALAAEGAGIIDVGGESTRPGAVRVEPQVETARVVPVVKQLAAQGITISIDTIHAGVARAALDSGARIVNDVSGGRADPAMAPLLAEAKVPWVLMHWRSVSAEYPHRVPHYRDVVAEVRAELLASVDRAVAAGVDAAKLIIDPGLGFAKTAQHNWALLHALPQFVATGIPVLVGASRKRFLGALLADADGTLRPPDGRETATAVISALAALHGVWGVRVHDVRATVDALKVVEAWKQGGIDG comes from the coding sequence ATGGGCGTGGTGAACGTCACCGATGACTCGTTCTCGGACGGCGGGCGCTACCTGAACCCCGACCGCGCCGTCGAACACGGCCTGGCCTTGGCCGCCGAGGGCGCGGGCATCATCGACGTCGGCGGAGAATCCACCCGGCCAGGAGCGGTGCGCGTCGAGCCGCAGGTGGAAACTGCCCGAGTGGTTCCCGTCGTGAAACAACTTGCTGCGCAAGGAATTACGATCAGCATCGACACGATCCACGCCGGGGTGGCGCGCGCGGCGCTGGATAGCGGCGCCCGGATCGTCAATGATGTCTCCGGTGGGCGGGCTGACCCGGCGATGGCGCCGCTGCTGGCCGAAGCGAAAGTGCCGTGGGTATTGATGCATTGGCGCTCGGTGTCGGCCGAGTACCCGCACCGGGTGCCGCATTACCGCGACGTGGTGGCCGAGGTGCGCGCCGAACTGCTCGCCAGCGTCGATCGCGCGGTCGCCGCCGGGGTGGACGCGGCCAAACTGATCATCGACCCAGGGCTGGGATTCGCCAAGACCGCACAACACAATTGGGCACTGCTGCATGCGCTGCCGCAATTCGTCGCGACCGGCATCCCGGTGCTGGTCGGGGCATCGCGCAAGCGGTTTCTCGGCGCGCTGCTGGCCGACGCTGACGGGACCTTGCGCCCACCCGACGGACGCGAGACGGCGACCGCTGTGATTTCCGCGCTGGCCGCCCTGCACGGCGTGTGGGGTGTGCGGGTGCACGACGTGCGGGCCACCGTCGATGCGCTGAAGGTGGTCGAGGCCTGGAAACAGGGCGGGATCGATGGCTGA
- a CDS encoding DUF3180 domain-containing protein — translation MGPTRKRDLTAAVIATAVVGYLLVVLLYRWFPPITVWTGLSLLAVAAAEAVWGRYVRTKINDGEIGDGPGWLHPLAVARSVMIAKASAWVGAVVLGWWIGVLVYLLPRRSTLRVAGEDTAGAVVAAACALALLVAALWLQHCCRSPSDPTKRGEGTES, via the coding sequence ATGGGACCGACACGCAAACGGGACCTGACGGCCGCGGTGATCGCCACCGCGGTGGTCGGCTATCTGCTGGTGGTGTTGTTGTACCGGTGGTTTCCGCCGATCACGGTGTGGACGGGCCTGTCGCTGCTGGCCGTCGCCGCAGCCGAGGCGGTGTGGGGACGGTATGTGCGAACCAAAATCAACGACGGCGAGATCGGCGACGGGCCCGGCTGGCTGCATCCGTTGGCAGTGGCCCGCAGTGTGATGATCGCCAAGGCCTCGGCGTGGGTGGGCGCCGTGGTGCTGGGCTGGTGGATCGGGGTGCTGGTGTACCTCCTGCCGCGGCGCTCGACGCTGCGGGTGGCCGGCGAGGACACCGCCGGCGCCGTGGTCGCGGCCGCGTGCGCCCTGGCCCTGCTCGTCGCCGCGCTGTGGCTGCAGCATTGCTGCAGATCGCCGAGCGACCCCACCAAACGAGGCGAAGGCACCGAAAGCTGA
- the panC gene encoding pantoate--beta-alanine ligase, whose amino-acid sequence MPHNAPKFNAGELNVYSAPRDVSHVSRALRHTGRRVMLVPTMGALHDGHLALVRAAKRVPGSVVVVSIFVNPLQFGAGEDLDSYPRTIDDDAALLRTEGVEVAFTPSVTAMYPDGPRTVVHPGPLGCELEGASRPTHFAGMLTVVLKLLQIVQPDRVFFGEKDYQQLVLVRQMVADLNLDVQVVGVPIVREPDGLAMSSRNRYLDPVQREAAAALSAALLAGRRAASASADAAVDAARAVLDAVPGIEVDYVQVRDPALGPAPTCGPARLLVAARLGKTRLLDNIAIEIGTLTGGNNQVPADDLVSESRWRN is encoded by the coding sequence ATGCCCCACAACGCGCCGAAGTTCAACGCCGGCGAGCTTAACGTGTACTCGGCACCACGCGACGTCAGCCATGTCAGCCGTGCGCTACGTCACACCGGCCGGCGAGTGATGCTGGTGCCGACCATGGGTGCGCTGCACGACGGGCACCTGGCGCTGGTCCGCGCCGCCAAGCGGGTGCCGGGCTCGGTGGTGGTCGTTTCTATCTTCGTCAATCCGTTGCAGTTCGGCGCGGGCGAGGATCTCGACTCCTACCCGCGGACCATCGACGACGACGCGGCGCTGTTACGCACCGAAGGCGTCGAAGTGGCCTTCACCCCGAGCGTCACGGCCATGTATCCCGACGGCCCGCGCACCGTGGTGCACCCAGGTCCATTGGGTTGTGAGCTTGAAGGTGCTTCTCGCCCCACGCATTTCGCCGGCATGCTGACCGTGGTGCTCAAGCTGCTGCAGATCGTGCAGCCGGATCGTGTGTTCTTCGGCGAAAAGGACTATCAGCAGTTGGTGCTGGTGCGGCAGATGGTCGCCGACCTGAACCTCGACGTGCAGGTGGTCGGCGTGCCCATCGTGCGCGAACCCGACGGCCTGGCCATGTCGTCACGTAACCGCTACCTCGACCCCGTGCAGCGCGAAGCGGCGGCGGCGCTGTCGGCGGCGCTGCTGGCGGGCAGGCGTGCGGCCTCGGCGAGTGCCGACGCGGCGGTGGATGCCGCCCGCGCCGTGCTCGATGCGGTCCCCGGGATTGAGGTCGACTATGTGCAGGTGCGGGACCCGGCACTGGGTCCTGCCCCCACCTGCGGCCCTGCCCGGCTCCTGGTCGCGGCGCGGCTCGGCAAGACCCGGCTTCTGGACAACATCGCCATTGAAATCGGAACTCTCACCGGCGGCAACAATCAGGTACCCGCCGACGATCTGGTCAGCGAATCACGTTGGAGGAATTGA
- a CDS encoding DUF6779 domain-containing protein produces MTVLSRGARVRRGGHRPGWLLLTALLVLAIGASSALVFTNRVELLKLAVILALWAAVVAAFVSVIYRRQSDVDQARVRDLKLVYDLQLDREISARREYELTVESQLRRELASELRAQAADEVAALRAELAALRTNLEILFDAELSHRPALETERTTVRSYSEWERQDESPRDRFDRVTSLRPEEAASRSEDRSIIDVPEEPLLPPPRPAAPEPAPGPYPAAGAYRTAETHAPSAEPSQAEGHGGSPWRQTEDSPWSPSARHPEQREWSQGRESGERRWSFAQERFAAQPERPAQRPHAAPPSSQLRFGETGTVAPQPAPAEPTGGDWHAAPAETPQRRGPASQWQPIGAEGHWANPKTPANTWVPERPDNPDVAGVAGNTANGSTAVSQPAPEVPRSGRHARPSEPPVMPPGGTAMSWGYGETSQRPRHSAEHGAGPPAAPPVPGPPPPESPLRAESTMSAQAEPTARHRSSDGPAAGPSSGTQSVAELLARLQAEPTGGRRRRREE; encoded by the coding sequence ATGACCGTTCTGTCCCGCGGCGCCCGGGTACGGCGCGGCGGCCACAGGCCGGGTTGGCTGCTGTTGACGGCGTTGCTGGTCCTCGCCATCGGGGCCAGTTCCGCGCTGGTGTTCACCAATCGGGTGGAACTCCTCAAGCTCGCGGTGATCCTGGCCTTGTGGGCCGCCGTCGTCGCGGCATTCGTGTCGGTGATTTATCGCCGGCAAAGCGACGTGGATCAGGCGCGGGTACGTGACCTTAAGCTGGTTTACGACTTGCAGTTGGATCGGGAAATCTCGGCTCGCCGCGAATACGAGTTGACCGTGGAATCGCAGCTGCGGCGCGAGCTGGCTTCCGAACTGCGTGCCCAGGCTGCCGACGAGGTGGCGGCACTGCGGGCCGAATTGGCGGCGCTGCGCACCAATTTGGAGATCTTGTTCGATGCCGAGCTCAGTCACCGGCCTGCGCTTGAGACCGAACGCACCACGGTACGCAGCTACAGCGAGTGGGAGCGGCAGGACGAGAGTCCGCGCGACCGGTTCGATCGGGTGACTTCGCTGCGGCCGGAAGAGGCCGCCAGCCGCAGCGAAGACCGGTCGATCATCGACGTGCCGGAGGAACCGCTGCTGCCGCCGCCTCGGCCGGCAGCGCCGGAACCCGCCCCCGGGCCGTATCCGGCCGCCGGGGCATACCGGACCGCCGAAACCCATGCTCCGTCCGCCGAGCCCTCCCAGGCCGAGGGGCATGGCGGTTCTCCATGGCGGCAAACAGAAGACAGCCCCTGGTCACCGAGCGCGCGACACCCAGAGCAGCGTGAATGGTCTCAGGGCCGCGAATCCGGGGAGCGGCGCTGGTCTTTTGCCCAAGAGCGCTTCGCAGCCCAGCCGGAACGACCTGCCCAGCGGCCGCACGCGGCGCCGCCATCGTCTCAGCTGCGGTTCGGCGAAACCGGAACCGTAGCGCCACAGCCCGCACCCGCCGAGCCCACGGGCGGTGACTGGCATGCCGCGCCCGCCGAGACGCCTCAGCGTCGCGGCCCGGCCAGCCAATGGCAGCCGATCGGCGCCGAGGGCCACTGGGCGAACCCGAAGACGCCGGCAAACACCTGGGTTCCTGAGCGTCCCGACAATCCCGACGTCGCGGGTGTAGCGGGCAACACCGCAAACGGTTCCACCGCTGTAAGCCAGCCCGCTCCCGAGGTGCCGCGCTCTGGTCGGCACGCCCGCCCGTCCGAGCCACCGGTCATGCCGCCCGGAGGAACCGCTATGAGCTGGGGTTATGGCGAGACCAGCCAGCGGCCCCGGCACTCGGCGGAGCACGGCGCCGGCCCGCCAGCAGCTCCACCGGTGCCGGGCCCGCCGCCTCCCGAGTCCCCGCTGCGTGCCGAGTCGACCATGTCGGCGCAGGCCGAGCCCACTGCCCGGCACCGCAGCTCGGACGGGCCTGCGGCGGGCCCATCTTCTGGTACGCAATCAGTCGCCGAGTTGCTGGCACGGTTGCAGGCCGAGCCCACCGGCGGCCGGCGTCGCCGGCGCGAAGAGTGA
- the folB gene encoding dihydroneopterin aldolase: MADRIELRGLTVRGRHGVYEHERATGQDFVVDITVWIDLADAAASDDISDTYDYGVLAQRASDIVAGPPRKLIETVAGEIADDVMKDIRVHAVEVVVHKPSAPIPQTFADVAVVARRSRRGGRGSVVPAGGAR; the protein is encoded by the coding sequence ATGGCTGATCGAATTGAGTTGCGCGGCTTGACCGTTCGCGGGCGACATGGTGTCTATGAGCACGAGCGTGCCACCGGTCAGGACTTCGTCGTCGACATTACCGTGTGGATCGACTTGGCCGATGCCGCCGCCAGCGACGACATCTCGGACACCTACGACTACGGGGTGCTGGCCCAGCGGGCCAGCGACATCGTCGCCGGCCCGCCGCGCAAACTGATCGAAACGGTCGCCGGCGAGATCGCCGACGACGTCATGAAAGACATCCGGGTGCATGCCGTCGAGGTAGTGGTGCACAAGCCCAGCGCCCCTATCCCGCAGACTTTCGCCGACGTGGCGGTGGTGGCACGGCGATCGCGTCGCGGCGGGCGCGGATCGGTGGTGCCGGCCGGAGGGGCGCGATGA
- a CDS encoding Rossmann-like and DUF2520 domain-containing protein, which produces MVQFDGLRPARLKVGIISAGRVGTALGVALQRADHVVVACSAISQASRQRAKSRLPDTPVLPVPDVANSAELLLLAVTDAELAGLVAGLAATAAVRPGTIVVHTSGVNGLGVLAPLAHRDCIPLAIHPAMTFTGSDEDITRLADTCFGITAADDVGYAIGQSLVWEMGGEPFLVRDEARILYHAALAHGSNHLVTVLADALQALRAALSGPGLVDQQTVDDRPGGIAERIIGPLARAALENTLEQGQAALTGPVARGDAAAVAEHLAALADVAPELAEAYRDNALRTAQRAHAPDDVLAVLAR; this is translated from the coding sequence ATGGTGCAGTTCGACGGATTGCGCCCGGCTCGGCTCAAGGTGGGCATCATCTCGGCCGGTCGGGTAGGCACCGCGCTGGGGGTCGCGCTGCAACGCGCCGACCATGTCGTGGTGGCCTGCAGCGCCATCTCGCAAGCTTCGCGGCAACGCGCCAAGTCCCGCTTGCCCGACACCCCGGTGTTGCCGGTACCCGATGTCGCGAACAGCGCGGAACTGTTGCTGCTGGCGGTGACCGACGCAGAGCTCGCCGGCCTGGTGGCCGGTCTGGCCGCTACGGCGGCGGTGCGGCCGGGGACCATCGTGGTGCACACCTCAGGCGTCAACGGCCTGGGCGTGCTGGCACCGCTGGCCCACCGGGACTGCATACCGTTGGCCATCCACCCCGCGATGACGTTCACCGGCTCTGACGAGGACATCACCCGGTTGGCGGACACGTGCTTCGGCATCACCGCAGCCGACGACGTCGGCTACGCGATCGGCCAGTCGCTGGTTTGGGAGATGGGCGGGGAGCCGTTCCTGGTCCGCGACGAGGCCCGGATTCTGTACCACGCCGCGCTCGCTCACGGCAGCAACCACCTGGTCACCGTGCTCGCGGACGCGTTGCAGGCGTTACGGGCCGCGCTGTCCGGGCCCGGCCTGGTGGACCAGCAGACGGTCGACGACCGGCCGGGCGGGATCGCCGAACGAATCATCGGGCCGCTGGCCCGCGCTGCGCTGGAAAACACGCTGGAACAGGGTCAGGCCGCGCTTACCGGACCGGTCGCCCGCGGTGACGCAGCCGCCGTCGCCGAGCATCTGGCCGCATTGGCCGATGTCGCGCCGGAGCTGGCCGAGGCCTACCGCGACAACGCGCTGCGCACCGCGCAGCGTGCACATGCCCCCGACGACGTTTTGGCGGTGCTGGCGCGGTGA